The genomic stretch AGCACATTGTGCGCCCTCTGTCACCTTGGGcttgtcaacaacaacaacacactttgTTCTTCATAATGCCTCATGGCTGCATATCTTATTTCTTTTCTGGTATTTGGGGCTACACCCGATCTGTGCCTCTATGTATTCAAAGAGGATTTATGAGGACAGATGTGGAGTTTCTGTAtttagtttctttctttttttaatgcagacaCTGGTTATCAGCACCATGTCCAGCcgaggaggaaagaagaagtCGACAAAGACGTCCCGGTCCACCAAAGCTGGGGTCATCTTCCCTGTGGGGCGCATGCTCCGCTACATCAAGAGGGGTCTGCCCAAGTATCGCATCGGTGTCGGAGCCCCCGTCTACCTGGCTGCTGTGCTCGAGTATCTCACTGGTGAGATTTATGTGTTAGAGATATGACGGGAAGCTCATGGATTTCACAGTGATGTTAGCTcatgtctgatgttttttttttttttatctttgcagCTGAGATCCTGGAGCTGGCAGGCAACGCAGCCAGGGACAACAAGAAGGGCCGCGTAACACCACGACACATCCTACTGGCCATTGCCAACGATGAGGAGTTGAATcaggtcagctgctgcacacaaacTTGGTATTTTATCACCTGCCCAGGCACTGATGGATAATAGTCTTTAACTTTGTCCGACTGTTTCTCAGCTTCTGAAAGGTGTGACCATCGCAGCAGGTGGAGTCCTGCCCAACATCCACCCAGAGCTGCTGGCCAAGAAGAGAGGCGCCAAGGGCAAACCGGAGGCTCCTGTGTCACCCGCACCCGAGAAGAAACCCAAGACTGTGAAGAAACCAACAGCTAAGAAACTGAGGGGGAAGAAGGCAGGAGGGAAGGCTAAGGTACACCAAGCAAAATAACATGCATCATTACAAAGTATGTGAGATTTGTTCATTGGTCAGATGGGTTTCAAGAAGGCAAATACAAGAAAAAGGTGCACAGGTAGAGTTTAAAtcaattaaaggtagggtaggagatttcattctgatgcactttttgataaattagtgtaacttctctttacaatccgatagcaaccaattagttcggcagtttggcattaaaacgaagaatatgaatcatccgtggaagctataaaacactaaaaacatcagccaatcctcatggtggaccctgcacggagtattggctggttgtcactctcttcctgctctgcacgcaccagagaggtacgtgcatgatggccgaagtcacagaccgcagctcgtcttcgtgcgtccatgtgattgggaggcgtggcttcagggtgagctccaagagaacggggcgtgtgtttactttcaaaatctgtctgactctcactgagatttcaaaacctcctaccctacctttaaactgtTGGAAATgaccatgacctggatgaatgagagcatccacagatatactgaATTATCATGTTGTGTTTCCAAGATTTAAAAAGTGCTTTAAGGTGCAGTGGTATCAGTTTCATAACAACCCGCTATCAGACTTAAAGGTCTGCATTTCAGAAAATGAAATGGAACCATGAACAGAATGAGTCCAAGAGGCTGAAGTGAACCAGCTCAGTGCGCCTCTTATGTAtttctcatatatatatataagatattAAGTACATAATATCCAatgatataataaaaaaaagggagaaacGTATCTAATTTTTATAGCAGCATGGTAGACAGATGCATGTATGGCTGCAGATCCTATCTTTTTGTAAGTCGTGTTAATGCCATAAAGTGATTTAAAACGGTAAAGGGGGTCATTTAGGACTTCTACTGCCTCACATACAGAGTGGCAGTGTAGTAGAAGCAGCCAGTGGAGTTCTCTAATCCACATCAGACAACCAAGAACACCACCAGCACCATAAAAATCATTTGTTAGGTCTAATCTGATGCTTAAAGCAGCAATATGTAACCAACCACCCTTCCTACAAATCATGTGAGCCAAACGTAGGGGACCATGTTTCCTGACAGTGACCTTGCACTTCACTTCTTGGCGTTTATGCCATTCTACCATCTCTTAAAGTGAAAAAAATCCCTTTTATGAGTGTGTAATTTACCATTGATGTTGGGTGCTAGTAAATGGTTCCTGAAAATGTATACGAACCCTGCTACATACAAATGTAGGTAGAAAAAGTACTATATAAATATACGGCTTTATAATCAGCTGTTTCCACCACACACCTTCAGTTCATTCTCACCTTTTTCTAAGAGATGCCGCTTAATTATCACGTTTAACCTCTAATTTTATCTAGtattaaacacaaatgtaacaCTTACACATTTGTCGATGCAGTGTCTTGAAAATTCCTCGCACACTTTGTAAAGATGATGAGCATCACTCACCAGGTTCGCTCGTTGGCTGCGGTGGTTGTTTTAGGTGAAAGTGTGCAGGTTGGGTCTGTTTGAAGCCAGATGAATGAGTGAGATTCAAATTTTAGAGaaacattatattattattattaataatgcgTCGCGTGTCAACATGTGTCTTCAACAGAAACAGGGCGAGGTGAGCAAGGCGGCGTCGGCGGACAGCACCACAGAGGGATCTCCGGGGGACAGCTTCACCGTGCTGTCCACCAAGAGCCTCTTCCTGGGTCAGAAGGTCAGTTTTTCCCCCCTTAATCGGATCCACAGACCACTCTGTGTTAGACATTCTGTGAAATAATTGAATTAAAATTCAAATTATGAATCGTTGTGTTAAACTGCACAGTGGTTATTCCAGTGTTTGACGTTTCCTTGTTGTCTTCctttttacttgtgtgtgtgatctaaTCTGTGAACACTTCAGTTGCACACTTCTAACAGCAGATCTAAGTCTGGACAAGTCAGTTTAGCGCTGAAGTGGTAGAGATAAACAGTTGTTGAAATCTCTAAGATTCTCACTGATAAGTAGGAAGAAAATGATTTTTGCTCCGTCACGAGCTTCAAGGACTGAACAGGCTTAAGAACTGCCTTCTCATTGCATCCAGCTGTTTTCATGCAGACTCTGTCTCATACAAGGAAGCCCCTTCCTGATATTTCGTCATTGCACGTCGTTGGAGGTTTGCTGTAGTTCCCAGATTTATTATAAGAGCTAATTGTAGGCTTCAGGTGTAATAGCagcgctgtgtgtttgtgtgcgtttgtCTCTACACACACTAACTTTTTCATTAAGCTGAAACCAGAAAGTAAATTTAGAGTTTCAACATTATCTGATCAGAAGCTTGtggaagcaaaaaaaagaacagcagcactgagaATGAATGATTCAAAAATGACGCAAGAAGTGCCACTGGTTCCATTTTACCGATTTTAAACAGTGATAATCAGACATAGTGCACGCTCGCTGTGATTAAAACAGTTTTCTATGTGCTCTGTTTGGGCTAAAACCAAACACTGACCACTTGATTTGTTGGCTTTGGCCTTGTTTATGACAAATATGACACACTGTTACATATAGAATTACTCAAATAGAGAGTGATTGGTCTTAAAAAATAGTCACAAGTATTGCATGATTAGTCTGTGTGCTCGCAAAAGCTGTGGAAACGGCCAGTCCAGGCAAGAGAGGGTTAATCTGATGTTTGCAAAGAAAAGGTACACAGACAATTGAGGATGTAATGACCTAATTTTCATTGTAAAGCATGCACAAGTTGCTTACAATGGTTTAAATCATCACTTTATCAGATGATTAGCTTTTGCTAAAGTCAACCTCCCAGCAGGACCTTAtatatgcatttattcattGATCAATAGAttgattctttctttcattaaaGACTGAAGTTAATCTGTCTGTTCCGTAGACGTCCcgatttcccagcagcacttaAACCCAGCATTTTAATGTAGATAGTGTGTCTGAATGTGCAGTGAGAAGCATTACATCTGAGTATAATGCACAGTGTATCCCACACATGCATCATATAAAGAAGCGACGGTCACTACATTAGCACTACGgaccatcatgcattgtgctcagtatttttttttaatctggcgGCAGTGTGAGATGTTTTAATAATGCAGCAGCGCTGGGGAAAATGATGCAAGCTGTGTCCAAAACTCCACGTTTGCACGTAGGATTAACATGTACTTGATATTTGAATCGCATATTCCAGTGTCCTACATTCTGCAGACTTTGACCCTTTCAAGACTTAATTTTTAGGGATGTTTTAATATCGTATGCAGTTATTTTACAGCTTGTTAAAGTAcctttttaaatgcaaatatGAAATCCCCGCTGTGATCTGAGGGCTGGTGGCAGTGCACGCTCTGCTCTGCATATGTTCATTCTAATATATGTTATTTGAGCCTAGTCGACTCAACCTTTAGTTGGTAGTAATTCATgagttgactgtgtgtgtatgatttagCTGCCATACTTTACTACAgatgttatttttaaagcataatgagtccatgtttgtgtctctgccaGTAAGCTGAAGGACTAATGAACACTAATTCGCTTGCCTGCCTTCACTGataatgggaaaaaaaagtgttttagtacagaacacacaaaaaagatcaAATGCTTTTTCTACATGTGTGGATCACAAAGGCAGAACCGATTAAAATACAACCAGGAGTAATTGAAATTGTGCATAAAGCAGTTGTCTGCTGTCGTTTTGGTCCCATCGTTAGCAGAATGGCTCAGCGCTCGAGTGTGTAGCTTGACCACAGATTACAGCAGCTGATGATAATTAATCAAATGAATGCAGTTAACCTCCCACTGATAAAGATAATGAAGCCACAAATGGAAAAAGCTTTCTGTTCTATACTCCTAATTATTGGAACGGCTTCCTTCTTCTGCTTTAGCTTCCACACTGTTGTTTTGCTTTTCACATGATCAAGCCTTCACATGCTCGCTGGTGGAATTGAACAGATGATTTCTAAATATTGAACTAAGAGTTGTGACTGGATGCAACATTTAGAGGGATGCCTTGACATTTTGATAGATTATTATTAGCTAGCTATTTAAGCTGATGGCATTGAATTGTACACAAATTtgaattttttcatttttttaaccaataCACCTGCAGATTTTATGCCGTCTCCTCATTCAAGGCTCTGATTTGAAGCTTTCTTCATTCACTTCATGCCTACATTTAGTCACAGACAAACTTTACCTTCTTCTTAATGCATCAAAACGTTGAGGTatccctccctgctgctgtgtgattctGTTTTTAACAGCTTTGCTTCTTCCTCGGCatgcctcccctcccctcccctcgcCTGCCTCCCTCCCACAGCTCAACCTTATCCACAGTGAGGTCAGCAACTTGGCTGGCTTTGATGTGGAGGGGGTCATCAACCCCACCAATGCTGAACTTGAACTTAAAGACGATCTAGGTGAGCGCTCCACCTCgcttcctcactctctctggTCTCAGCGAgctttgaaatgaaaaaatCCTTGAATGTCTCACAACTTCTTCTAACTAATAATACTCGGGTTAGAAAAACTTTTCACGTCATTTCATTCACACTGTGGGCTGCTCGGCTCAAATAACACTGTAGAGCGTTAATGTCTGAAGTGCAGCTTATATTTAGTTTGATAgaaaagctgcagtttatcagTGTTTATTTTGATAATTTGGAAAAATTTGGAAAAATAATTAAGGTTGCCGAGTTTTTACTTTGTatgttaatgtatttttttcaaagTGTGAATGTGCCAACAGCAtttaaacaacatttaaataGCTGCATTATAATAATAGCAGTGCTTGTGTGAACACAAATATGAACAAGTTCACATTTCAAGCAGACTTTAGTCTCTCTAGGTGCAgatacacacatttgtgtgaGTAAATGATGTCTCTGTGGCTTCAGTAGCACCCTAATTATCATCTCAGGCAGCATTTACTATAAATAAAAGCTCAGTTAAATTACTTAAAGATGAGAAactccagctcctgcagctctttTGTTTCATGCAGTTTGTCTTTGTGGGTCAGTAACAgacttgtgttttttctgctgtagtGAATGCAGCTGATGCTCTAAGGAAATAAAAGAAACTCCTCACAGTGTGAATAAATGATGAGTCTTTGATTCACTGTGACCTGGAGTAACTGATCCTGGACTTTAAACGATGAGGAGAAAGTAGTCTCCTTTTTAAACGGTTAGAAAACATATTAAATGAGTAGGAGAGTTTCTGTGGAGACCTTCAAGGTTTGATTTATCAAAGCTCCTCAGAGCAGTGATCCTGCTTTGCTCTTGCTTTTGTGTTGAGGTTCATTCCAGGTTGTCATCCTTTTGAATGGCTGCTTTAAAGTCACTGTGCTTTCATAGAAATGATTGAAATACTTAACAGAGAAGCTGATGTGAACCTGCAGCCTGACTGTGAGGTTGTTGACCTGGAGTGAAATCAGGAATCAGGACGACACAGTTGGACAGAAAAATCCGGAATATTTTTAGAAGCACTCTTTCATGTCAGAGTGGATTTAATGATGATTGTATGTTagatatttgttttattatatataaatgcatGCTGACCGTGTGGTCCTGCATCCTAATTCCATTCTGTAACGTGTCCCACCGTTTCCTCACGTGCCCTCTTGTTTCCTGGTGTGTCGTCAGCCAGTGCAGAGCGCGCTCACTCTCTgactctcttctccttcttcttcttcttcttcttcttctcctctttcttcctttttgtccCGTCTCATTTCggtcacacactgtgtgtttaccATCATGTTGTttgcctgtttgtttgttgttgtctgtaGTTGCAAGTTGTCCAAGCTGACATTTCCATCGTTGAGAGCGACGCTGTCATTCACCCCACCAACTCCTCCCTCTATACAGGTGGTGAAGTAGGTAAAGGAACCGCAGAGACCCTCCGACTGCCCGTCTGCTCCTTCTCTGCATATCAGCATAGTTaacgctgcagtctgtggacaaacagagcagcagcagcagagtttttatcACTCATTATAGAAGGGGtcaccaccttttttttttttttttactctaaatGTTTCTCATAAATTAGTTGATGGGGAGGACTGTGAGTGAAAATGAACTTGCAGAGGCTTGAAACACCTAAGCAGGGCCTGTTATATTCATGCAGTGAAGTGCTTGTGGGAAACTTTAGTTGCCAAGATGTGAAAGTCAAAGCTGCCAAAGGCGGACTGCGTTCACACGTTATGTTTTCAATAAACCGAACCCAGCTAAATGTGGACTCTGAGGTGAGAGGGAAAATCTGAATCTAAAGGCTTGTTAGCTGGCAGCTGACTCTGTTTTCTCAGATGTCAGAaattcctgatttttttttttttttttttgtgtgcaccAAAAgtacaaatgtttttaaaacaagCTCCTGCTCACACCTGTGGTCAAAGCAGGATTAAGAACGTTACAAGCAGAGGGTGCTGTGTGCTGCCTCTAGAG from Parambassis ranga chromosome 14, fParRan2.1, whole genome shotgun sequence encodes the following:
- the macroh2a1 gene encoding core histone macro-H2A.1 isoform X3; this encodes MSSRGGKKKSTKTSRSTKAGVIFPVGRMLRYIKRGLPKYRIGVGAPVYLAAVLEYLTAEILELAGNAARDNKKGRVTPRHILLAIANDEELNQLLKGVTIAAGGVLPNIHPELLAKKRGAKGKPEAPVSPAPEKKPKTVKKPTAKKLRGKKAGGKAKKQGEVSKAASADSTTEGSPGDSFTVLSTKSLFLGQKLNLIHSEVSNLAGFDVEGVINPTNAELELKDDLGSALEKKGGKEFTEALQELKKKNGPLEVAGAVLTSGFGLPAKYVIHCNSPGWGSDKCEELLDKTVKNCLALADEKKLKSVAFPSIGSGRNGFPKQTAAQLILKAISSYFVATMSSTIKTVYFVLFDSESIGIYVQEMAKLETS
- the macroh2a1 gene encoding core histone macro-H2A.1 isoform X1; translation: MSSRGGKKKSTKTSRSTKAGVIFPVGRMLRYIKRGLPKYRIGVGAPVYLAAVLEYLTAEILELAGNAARDNKKGRVTPRHILLAIANDEELNQLLKGVTIAAGGVLPNIHPELLAKKRGAKGKPEAPVSPAPEKKPKTVKKPTAKKLRGKKAGGKAKKQGEVSKAASADSTTEGSPGDSFTVLSTKSLFLGQKLQVVQADISIVESDAVIHPTNSSLYTGGEVGSALEKKGGKEFTEALQELKKKNGPLEVAGAVLTSGFGLPAKYVIHCNSPGWGSDKCEELLDKTVKNCLALADEKKLKSVAFPSIGSGRNGFPKQTAAQLILKAISSYFVATMSSTIKTVYFVLFDSESIGIYVQEMAKLETS
- the macroh2a1 gene encoding core histone macro-H2A.1 isoform X2, whose translation is MSSRGGKKKSTKTSRSTKAGVIFPVGRMLRYIKRGLPKYRIGVGAPVYLAAVLEYLTAEILELAGNAARDNKKGRVTPRHILLAIANDEELNQLLKGVTIAAGGVLPNIHPELLAKKRGAKGKPEAPVSPAPEKKPKTVKKPTAKKLRGKKAGGKAKKQGEVSKAASADSTTEGSPGDSFTVLSTKSLFLGQKAPLWKKREGKSSLKRCKS